A stretch of the Malus domestica chromosome 08, GDT2T_hap1 genome encodes the following:
- the LOC103428776 gene encoding putative wall-associated receptor kinase-like 16 — MTMSKQKVRLQLIILLIVIEVLLAAATSAQTQLTSPPLPSPPPLGQVEVKPGCPDKCGNVSIPYPFGTKEGCYFNQEFLITCNDTHYDPPKPFLRKSYSIEVTNISVDGKLYITLNPAVKCYDKSSQLIDGITNSVTLSNFFISNTDNMFVAVGCDTYGYIMGYKDGNYGYTGGCTTVCGSIDYIANGSCTGIGCCQTPIAQGLASFELSVRSFNNHTDVYSFNPCSFSFVVQEGKFNFFSNMLWSDYLKNTQLPVVLDWSVGNETCSNIVEKKQKMNYTCQGNTMCYDVENGSGYRCKCKDGYQGNPYLNDCYDIDECEVPELNTCKQKCINKEGNHTCSCHKGYHGDGRKDGEGCNPDRTFVIQIVVGIGVGLVSLLTCISWLYLGYKRWKFMKLKEKFFRQNGGILLQQQLSERQGSSHETAKIFTTGELEKATKNYHETRIIGKGGFGTVYKGILADGRVVAIKKSKAVDQGQIEQFINEVVVLSQINHRNVVKLLGFCFETEVPLLVYEFVTHGTLFEYIHNTTKSSKFNAPWEIRLRIATETAGVLSYLHSAASVPIIHRDVKSTNILLDENLTAKVSDFGASRLVPLDEAQLSTMVQGTLGYLDPEYLQTSQLTEKSDVYSFGVVLVELLTRKKALSFDKPEEERNLAKYFLSALKDDRLLQVLDDCIVTEANVEQLKEVSDLAKRCLRVKGEERPTMKEVAMELEGLRRMVMHPWVNHNSNLEETESLLGGISMETISCEGGGESSSGFHNMRNHVVLPVSDGR, encoded by the exons ATGACCATGAGCAAACAAAAAGTGCGTCTGCAACTTATCATCCTCCTAATAGTAATAGAGGTACTATTAGCGGCAGCCACTTCAGCCCAAACACAATTAACCTCTCCAcctcttccttctcctcctcctctcggTCAAGTAGAAGTCAAGCCGGGTTGTCCAGACAAATGTGGGAATGTTAGCATCCCATATCCATTTGGTACAAAAGAGGGCTGTTACTTTAATCAGGAATTCCTCATTACTTGTAATGACACACATTATGACCCCCCAAAACCATTTCTTAGAAAGAGTTATTCGATTGAAGTCACAAACATATCCGTAGATGGGAAGCTTTACATTACCCTAAACCCAGCCGTAAAATGTTACGACAAATCAAGCCAGCTGATTGACGGCATCACCAATTCTGTCACTCTTTCCAATTTCTTCATATCAAACACCGACAACATGTTTGTCGCAGTTGGTTGTGACACCTATGGGTACATTATGGGATACAAAGATGGAAACTACGGATACACTGGTGGGTGCACTACAGTGTGTGGCAGCATTGACTACATTGCCAATGGTTCCTGCACTGGTATCGGCTGTTGTCAAACACCCATTGCTCAAGGACTGGCTTCCTTCGAGTTAAGCGTAAGGAGTTTTAACAATCATACGGATGTGTACTCCTTTAATCCTTGCAGTTTTTCCTTCGTTGTCCAGGAGggcaagttcaacttcttctccAATATGTTGTGGTCGGattatttgaaaaatacacAACTTCCGGTGGTACTCGATTGGTCAGTTGGAAATGAGACATGCTCTAACATTGTTGAGAAGAAACAAAAGATGAATTACACATGTCAGGGCAACACCATGTGTTATGATGTTGAGAATGGATCCGGGTATCGCTGCAAGTGCAAGGACGGTTACCAAGGGAATCCATACCTAAATGATTGCTATG ACATTGATGAATGTGAGGTTCCAGAGCTCAATACATGCAAGCAAAAATGTATAAATAAAGAGGGAAACCATACTTGCTCTTGCCACAAGGGGTACCATGGCGATGGTAGAAAGGACGGAGAAGGTTGCAACCCTGATCGGACCTTTGTTATCCAAATTGTCGTTG GAATCGGCGTAGGCCTCGTATCCCTGTTAACGTGCATCTCTTGGTTGTATTTGGGATACAAAAGATGGAAGTTCATGAAGCTGAAGGAGAAGTTCTTCAGGCAAAATGGAGGGATCTTGCTACAACAGCAACTTTCAGAACGGCAAGGATCCTCTCATGAAACGGCAAAAATTTTTACAACAGGAGAACTTGAGAAGGCCACCAAAAATTATCATGAGACCAGAATCATTGGTAAAGGAGGGTTCGGTACAGTCTACAAAGGAATTTTAGCAGATGGCCGAGTAGTTGCAATCAAGAAGTCCAAAGCGGTAGATCAAGGCCAGATAGAGCAATTCATAAATGAAGTGGTCGTACTGTCCCAAATCAACCACAGGAATGTGGTCAAGCTTTTAGGTTTTTGTTTCGAAACCGAAGTGCCCCTACTAGTTTATGAATTTGTCACCCATGGAACCCTATTTGAATACATCCATAACACAACCAAATCATCCAAATTCAACGCGCCTTGGGAAATTCGTCTACGGATAGCTACAGAAACTGCTGGAGTGCTATCATACTTGCACTCTGCAGCTTCTGTTCCTATCATTCACAGAGATGTCAAGTCTACAAACATACTCTTAGATGAGAATCTCACAGCCAAGGTGTCTGACTTTGGAGCCTCAAGATTGGTTCCATTGGATGAAGCTCAGTTATCTACAATGGTGCAAGGAACTCTCGGGTATTTAGACCCGGAATACTTGCAGACAAGCCAATTGACTGAGAAAAGCGATGTCTATAGTTTCGGAGTTGTCCTCGTAGAGCTACTAACAAGAAAGAAGGCACTTTCGTTTGACAAGCCGGAGGAGGAGAGAAATTTGGCAAAGTATTTTCTTTCAGCACTGAAAGACGACCGCTTGCTGCAGGTTCTTGACGATTGTATTGTGACTGAGGCAAACGTTGAGCAGCTTAAGGAAGTTTCTGACCTTGCAAAGAGGTGCTTGAGAGTAAAAGGTGAAGAAAGACCAACAATGAAGGAAGTTGCAATGGAACTGGAGGGGCTGAGAAGGATGGTCATGCATCCATGGGTTAATCATAATTCCAATTTAGAAGAAACTGAATCCTTGCTTGGAGGAATATCAATGGAAACTATTAGTTGTGAAGGAGGTGGCGAATCAAGTTCGGGGTTTCATAATATGAGGAACCACGTTGTATTACCAGTTAGTGATGGGAGATGA
- the LOC103441136 gene encoding uncharacterized protein → MSRPFDQTQQSPPDFVLQQNTNSSHTPHGSIGAVVAVLVVVALLGLVAAVIGRLCSGMSILGYGHYDLESWAEAKCSSCIDGRISTQIPRPIMSATSTPTANPAQTQQESELQPPQTGRHTFCDVGVIDSGRMEMNLGDFLLNF, encoded by the exons ATGTCAAGGCCATTTGATCAGACCCAGCAATCTCCACCAGACTTTGTGCTGCAGCAAAACACCAACAGTTCCCACACACCTCATGGCTCCATTGGAGCAGTTGTTGCTGTTCTTGTGGTGGTTGCACTTTTGGGTTTGGTTGCTGCTGTGATTGGAAGGCTCTGCTCTGGGATGAGTATTTTGGGGTACGGACATTACGATTTGGAGAGCTGGGCAGAAGCAAAATGTTCATCCTGCATTGATGGAAGAATCAGCACTCAGATTCCAAGGCCTATTATGTCTGCTACTTCCACTCCAACTGCAAACCCAGCACAAACCCAGCAAGAATCTGAGCTTCAACCCCCACAAACT GGAAGGCATACATTTTGTGATGTTGGTGTCATTGATTCTGGGAGGATGGAAATGAATTTGGGAGactttcttttgaatttttga
- the LOC103421202 gene encoding cell wall protein RBR3-like, with protein sequence MGSCISKCSPKKHFLQEFNNVQYKLIISQPPPRITIPPISASNKISLCPQSPSNPTSSASSFTCTTSTSNSSASSLNSALSSASTASSSKIDRSFSNEFLWSCYKENPHVNRINSIKDASFSRFSSTALPQKPVLATGVNKKLNKKQPPSPKRGNVSVTPQKRVRSSSPTSLGRQKSFRKEPERPMISAYSHPSRTLRSPSPSRRFNMPIPPKESHLRPNNALNVRPAGSNCCATKSTSRARIEPHNPNINYNNSSRLLRPCLKSRETEMRIHRITSKIDEVAAGEAVADYMDSLPAEDIDNPLISLDCFIFV encoded by the coding sequence ATGGGTTCCTGCATTAGCAAATGCTCACCCAAAAAGCACTTCCTACAAGAATTTAACAATGTCCAATACAAGTTGATAATTTCACAACCTCCTCCTAGGATCACCATCCCTCCAATTTCTGCTTCCAACAAAATCTCACTTTGTCCTCAATCTCCTAGCAACCCCACGTCCTCTGCCTCCTCCTTCACTTGCACCACAAGCACTTCCAACTCAAGCGCTTCCTCATTGAACTCAGCCTTGTCAAGTGCTTCTACGGCCTCCAGCTCGAAAATCGACCGGTCTTTCTCCAACGAGTTCTTGTGGTCGTGTTACAAGGAAAACCCACATGTCAATCGGATTAACTCGATCAAAGACGCAAGCTTTTCGAGGTTTTCCTCAACGGCATTGCCACAAAAGCCGGTTTTGGCCACAGGAGTGAACAAGAAGCTGAACAAGAAGCAGCCGCCGAGCCCAAAAAGGGGAAATGTGTCAGTTACACCACAGAAGAGAGTGAGATCAAGCTCACCTACTTCTCTAGGAAGGCAAAAGAGCTTCCGAAAAGAGCCAGAGAGGCCAATGATCTCTGCATATTCACATCCAAGTAGAACTTTGAGGTCACCCTCTCCAAGTAGAAGGTTCAACATGCCAATCCCCCCCAAAGAAAGCCATTTGAGGCCTAATAATGCATTGAATGTTAGGCCTGCTGGTTCAAATTGTTGCGCAACTAAATCCACATCCAGAGCTCGTATCGAGCCACACAACCCCAACATAAATTATAACAACTCGAGCCGGCTTCTTCGGCCGTGTTTGAAGAGCCGAGAAACAGAGATGAGAATTCACAGGATCACATCTAAAATTGATGAGGTTGCAGCTGGAGAAGCAGTAGCTGACTATATGGACTCACTTCCTGCTGAGGACATTGATAACCCTTTAATATCTCTTGATTGTTTTATTTTCGTGTAG